From one Rhodoferax sp. PAMC 29310 genomic stretch:
- a CDS encoding TAXI family TRAP transporter solute-binding subunit, producing the protein MSTFLKSSASGLSLIAAAIAMVAPVGTAQAQQKFMTIGTGGVTGVYYAAGGSICRLVNKDRARHGIRCSVESTGGSVVNVNTIKAGELDFGVAQSDVQYNAVNGKQQFEKDGKHSDLRAVFSIHPEPFTVLARKEANITKFEDFKGTRFNVGNPGSGTRAAMDQFLEGMKWKISDFGLASELKADEHGAALCDNKIDGFFYGVGHPSANIQDPVTTCGAKLVPLTGPVVDKLVKDNSFYAKVNIPGGLYAGHPNPTPTYGVLASFVTSAKVPDATVYELTKAVFENFDDFKKLHPAFAHLDPKNMIKDGLSAPLHPGALKYYKEKGWM; encoded by the coding sequence ATGAGTACTTTCCTGAAATCTTCCGCATCTGGCTTGAGCCTGATTGCTGCAGCTATAGCCATGGTTGCCCCTGTCGGCACTGCACAGGCGCAGCAAAAATTCATGACCATTGGCACCGGCGGTGTGACTGGCGTGTACTACGCGGCCGGCGGCTCCATCTGCCGTTTGGTCAACAAAGACCGTGCCCGCCACGGCATTCGTTGCTCGGTCGAGTCGACCGGTGGCTCCGTGGTGAATGTCAACACGATCAAGGCCGGTGAGTTGGACTTTGGCGTGGCCCAGTCCGACGTGCAATACAACGCGGTCAATGGCAAGCAGCAGTTTGAGAAAGACGGCAAGCACAGCGATTTGCGTGCGGTGTTCTCCATTCACCCTGAGCCCTTCACCGTGTTGGCGCGCAAGGAAGCCAACATCACCAAATTCGAAGACTTCAAAGGCACTCGTTTCAATGTTGGCAACCCAGGTTCTGGCACGCGCGCGGCGATGGACCAGTTCCTTGAAGGCATGAAGTGGAAGATCAGTGACTTCGGTCTGGCCTCAGAGCTGAAGGCGGACGAGCATGGCGCCGCTTTGTGCGACAACAAGATCGACGGCTTTTTCTATGGCGTGGGCCACCCTTCCGCCAACATTCAGGACCCCGTCACCACCTGTGGTGCCAAGCTGGTTCCTTTGACCGGCCCGGTGGTTGACAAGTTGGTCAAAGACAACAGCTTCTACGCCAAGGTCAATATTCCTGGTGGCTTGTACGCGGGTCACCCTAACCCAACACCTACCTATGGCGTGTTGGCGTCGTTTGTGACATCGGCCAAGGTGCCTGATGCCACTGTTTACGAGTTGACAAAAGCCGTTTTCGAGAATTTTGACGACTTTAAGAAGTTGCATCCCGCTTTTGCCCATCTGGACCCAAAAAACATGATCAAGGATGGTTTGTCTGCGCCGCTTCACCCTGGCGCTTTGAAGTACTACAAAGAAAAAGGCTGGATGTAA